The genomic window TGCTGGTGGAGTTATGACTTCTAATGCTGATACTGTTGGTTTAACATACCAAGCAGACAATGTACTACCTAGTCCATTCTACAATGATTTCTTTATTGGAAACAGAACTGACTTTGCTATTTCAAATACATTCGTTGAACTATTAAAAGGACAAACTGGTAATTTTGGAGTTGATCCAAGATTACAAAAGTATGCAGCACCTATAACAGCTTCTGAAACAGCTGTTAAAAACAAAACGTATGCTGAAACAGATGATTTAACACAGTACGTAGGTATGCCATATGGTATTACAAGTGCTCAAGCAGCTGGACAAAGACCAGGCACTTCTTTCTGGAGTTCAAATGTTTTAAAACAAGATTACACAGAAGTTTTAATGGAGTATGCTGAAGTTGAATTCTTATTGTCTGAAAACAATGGATGGAGTGTTGCAAACTACCAAAATGGTGTAAGAGCATCTATGCTACGTTGGGGAGTTACTCCAGCTAAAATTGATGCTTATATTGCAACATTACCTGCACCAACGCAAGAAAATGTAATTACTCAAAAATACATCGCTCTTTTCATGCAGCCATATGAGGCATATGCTGAATATAGAAGAACTGGATTCCCAAGTACAATTCTTAAACCTGGTCAATCTCATCCTTTCAATGTACCACAAGCTGGAGTAACAACTTATACATTTGTTGCTTTAAACGGTTTAAGTGCAATGCCAGACAGATTTACTTACCCAGTTAACTTACAACAGTTGAATGGTGAGAATGTTGCTGCTGCTGCTGCTGCAATTGGTGGTGATGAATTAGACACTAAACTAATTTGGGCTAAAAAATAATTTTTAAACTCAATAATATTTTAAAACCGCTCTGTTAATTCAGAGCGGTTTTTTTATATAAACATATTACCTATATTTGCCTCATGGAAAAAGAACATCAAATATTTGGCATTAGAGCCATCATAGAAGCAATTCAAGCAGGAAAAGAAGTAGATAAAGTCTTTATTCAGAAAGAGATTTCTGGTGAGTTAATGAAAGATTTAATGAAGGTAATGAAACGTGCCAACATTAACTTCTCTTATGTCCCTGTTGAAAAACTAAACCGTCTTACTCCTAATAATCATCAAGGTGCAGTTGCAACTATTTCTCCTATTGGTTTTATAGATTTAGAACATCTTGTTGAATCAACTATTGAATCTGGAAAAAAACCATTATTTTTAATATTAGATCAAATCTCTGATGCTAGAAATTTTGGTGCCATCATAAGAACAGCAGAATGCACAGGTGTAAATGGCATTATTGTACAGAAAGCTGGATCAGCCCCTGTAAATGGAGACACCGTAAAAACTTCTGCTGGTGCAGTATTTAATGTGCCCATTTGCAAAGTTGAACACATTAAAGATGCTATCTTTTATTTGCAAGGGTCTGGAATTAAAACAGTAGCTGCAACTGAAAAAACTGATCAAAATATTTATGATATCACGCTTACAGATCCCTTAGCAATAATCATGGGTTCTGAAGACAGAGGAATAAATCCGTCAGTCTTAAAGATTGTCGATGAAAAAGCAAAACTGCCAATGTTTGGTTCAATAGGATCTTTAAATGTTTCTGTTGCTTGCGGGGCATTTTTATACGAAGCCGTTCGCCAAAGAAGTTAATTTGCATTGAAAATAAAGATTAGAATGAATAATTAAAACTTTAATTAATGCTTTCAAAATCTAATCCAAATCAAATAATTACCATAATCCGATGCTTGTTTGTAGTCTTGATGATTACAAACAGCTACGGACAAAATACTACATATAATCAATTTTGGAATGAGTTTCAGTTTAATCAAACTCTAAGCAAAAAATGGTCGACCGAAATTGATTTAGGAGCAGCATATAGCAGTACTGCATCTTCATCAAATTTATTCGAAAATACAATACAAAGATCTGTAAGAGGCTGGGCACATTATTACTACTCCCCTAGATGGAAGCTTTCAACTTTCGTTGCGCATTACAACAACAGAGATGTTCCGGAAATTGGACAATTTGAATCTCCTGAATGGCGTTTTGCTCTTCAAGGGATTTACTATTTTCACAAAACAGGATATACTTTAAGTACGAGAATGCGAACAGAATTTCGTCATATGAGAAATCAGGACGATGATTATGAAAATGTATTCAGATACCGCCAGCAAATAAAATACCTGCAGCCTATAAATAGTAAAGTTTTAAGAAAGGGTGTTGTTTATGCTGTGGCTTCTGATGAAATTTATTTCAAGTCAGGAGCTAAAGTTACAGGAGAAAGTTTCTTTGATAGAAATAGACTAAACATTGGTGCTGGTTATTTATTTTCAGATGACATTCAAATTGAATTATGTTATGCCAACGAATATCTCCCAAGGAATAGCGGTACCCAAATAACCAATGCTGCTTCGCTTACAGTAAGCTTTAATAATCTTTTGAGAAATATTCAGAAGGAAATTGCCAGCAAGAATGATCATCATTTAAAAGATGAAGAAGAATGATTATTGCTCTTCATTCTTTAAAAAACAATTAAGCTGATGCATAATTGCATTTTTATGAAGTTTAAAATTATAACTTCTCACAAACTCAGTCCCTTTCATATTAATCTCTGCAGTTACCGCTTCATAATTCGAAAAAGCATCCACATCTTTTTCATCAATTAAATAAAGCACCTGCATTATAGAATCGTTTCTGCGGTATTGAGTATCATAATGTGTTAATTTATACGTATTCTTATCCGCAAGATGAATTACTAAATCATCATTGATCTTTTTACCAATTTTTTTATCTGGAAATGGTGTTGGCTGCAGAGCAACAAAGTAATGTTCCTTGTCTGTAACTATATTAATTTTCAACGACTTTGATTTGGTAGTGTAGAATACGGCAGGATCAAAATAATATTCCATACTTCCATCCGCCTGTACCCTATTTTTAACCTCACATTGAGCAATAGATTTACTACTAAAAACGAAATATAAGAAGAGAACTAAAATCCTTATTTCTTTCATAATAATGTAGATTAAATTGTTACACTAACAAATTTAAACTTTTTCATTATAATAAACTATCAAATCAATCTTCAGAATCTAATTCTGATTTTCGTACCACAATATAATTAACAGGATAACTAGATGAAAAATATTCCTGATTCTCTTCTTCATGTGAAATATTCACAAAGTTCCCTTCTTCATCAAAATGTTTCATAAAAGGATCGTTACTGGGATCAAAATCTGGACGCTGCCACTCGTAAACAATTGGTTTTGCATATTCTGGAGTTCTGTAGAATAATGTCAACACAAAACCACTAATAAGACCTGCCAAGTGGCCTTCCCAAGAAATAGATTGATCAACATCAGGAAAAACATACCAAATCATTCCGCCATAAAGTAAAATTACGGTTAAAGACAAAGCAACTAATCTATAATATTTAGTTTGAATTCCTTTAAAGAAAATAAAACTTACCAAAACATAAATTAGACCGCTGGCTCCGATATGAAAGTTCTCTCGCCCAACTATCCACGTAATTACTCCAGAAAATAATATTCCATAAACAATTACTCCAAATGTTAGTTTTGGATAAAAAAACTGTATTGCTGCGAGTAAGATTAAAAGCGGAATACTGTTATTATATAAATGGTCTAAATTTTCATGAATAAACGGACTGAACAAAACACCCTGCAATCCCAAAAAATCTCGTGGATAAATTCCGTATCGATAAAAATCAAAATCAAATCGAATCTGCATCCAATAAATAATCCATAAAAAAAGGACAAAAAATAAAGGAAGTCCAATTACAGAATTTGAAAATTTAAAATTAGTATCGCTCATATTTTTTATCAATAATAATGTTGAGAACTCAAAAAACTATCCAAAAATATTTTACTGATATTTTGTCATATCTCAAAACAGCAAAATTGTTTCAAATTGTAACAATCCTTCTTGTAATCAACTGTTTTAACTTTCAATAAATAAAATTTAAAAGTTAAAATACTAATTTTGCAGAATGGAAGCACCTTTAGCAGAACGCATTCGCCCGCAGCAATTAGAAGATTATATTAGCCAGCATCATTTGGTTGGTCCGACTGGTTCTTTAACACAGCAAATTTCAAAAGGAATAATTCCTTCTTTGATTTTTTGGGGACCTCCAGGCACAGGAAAAACAACCTTAGCACAAATTATAGCACAAGAATCAAAAAGACCATTTTACATTTTAAGTGCTATAAATTCTGGAGTAAAGGATATACGCGATGTTATAGAAAAAGCAAAACAGAGCGGTGGATTGTTTACAGCCAAAAATCCGATTCTTTTTATTGATGAGATTCACAGATTTAGTAAATCACAACAAGATTCACTTTTAGCAGCTGTCGAAAAAGGCTGGATAACTTTAATTGGAGCTACGACAGAGAATCCAAGTTTTGAGGTGATTCCTGCACTATTGTCACGTTGTCAAGTTTACATACTAAATGCTTTCACAAAAGCCGATTTAGAAGCATTATTACAGCGTGCAATGAAAACCGACACCTATTTGCTGACAAAAAATATAAATCTTAAGGAAACTGAAGCTTTATTACGCCTTTCTGGCGGTGACGGAAGAAAATTGCTAAATATTTTTGAATTGGTAATTAATGCATCTGCAGGTGACGAGATACTAATTACCAACGATCGCGTGTTAGAATTGGTACAGCAGAACACTGTTCTCTACGATAAAACAGGCGAACAGCATTACGATATAATTTCTGCTTTTATAAAATCAATTCGCGGGAGCGATCCAAATGGTGCTGTATATTGGCTGGCGCGAATGATTGAAGGCGGCGAAGACGTTAAATTTATTGCCAGAAGAATGCTTATATTATCGAGCGAGGATATTGGCAATGCCAATCCGACAGCTTTTATTATGGCCAACAATACTTTTCAGGCCGTTACCACTATTGGGTATCCTGAAAGCCGAATTATTTTAAGCCAATGTGCTATTTATCTTGCGACATCTCCTAAAAGCAATGCCTCTTATATGGCAATTGGCAATGCGCAGCAATTGGTAAAGCAAACTGGAGATTTACCAGTTCCAATTCATTTGCGAAATGCACCAACCAAATTAATGAAAGAATTAGGTTATGGCGACGACTACAAATATTCTCATGATTATGCTAATAATTTTGCAGAGCAAGAATTCTTGCCAGATGCTATAAAAGAAACGGTTCTTTATAATCCTGGAAGCAATTCTAGAGAGAACAGCAACCGAGAATTTTTAAAGAACCGTTGGAAAGATAAATACGGCTATTGAACCGGATTTGTATTTTAGAATTTAACTACAATTTTTTCTGAAACCAATTTATCATTTTGATAAGATTCGAAGTACCATTGTCCATCATCTTTTAAAATCAACGACCCTTGAACATTATCTTTTATAGCGATGAAAACATTAGTTTGAGAAGTTTTAAGAAGCTTCATTACTACTTTTGGTGTTTTGTCTATTAACTGGTAACCAGATTCCGTTGGCTGTGCATATAATAAATTCGGATCTTTTAGGTCTGGTGAGGGAGCAGCAACTGCAAGTTGAGACGCTGGTGGTGTATTATTTGCAACTGTATTATTTACAGCTGTCGTAGTGGCAGCAACTGATGCAGTAGTTTTAACTGCAGCTGGCGTTTTGGCAGCAGCAACTGGATTTCCACTATATTTATAATTAAGTGCATAAACAGATTTAAAAGCATTATCAAGTGCTTCTTTATAAGCTACTTCATATTCTTTTTCTCGGCTTTTTCCCACTTCTGAAGTAAATACAACTTGTCCGAAACAATCTTTTAACTGTACAATAAGCTTAGTTACCAAGAATGCATTATCTCTCACTACATCAATATATAGAACCTGACAGCGATCTGTATAGCCTTCAGGAAGCTGCTCGTTTGCATAAAAGCCCTGAAATCCAGCTTTAACTAAATTTTGTTTAGTTAAAGTAGCTAGACGATATTGATTATCGGTTTTTATAAAATCGTATTTTAGAGGGATAATTACAGCTTTGTAATCATTAACAGACTGCGCAAATCCAGCAACTGAACATAAAATTGCAGTTAGTAAAAATTTAATTTTCATCATTATAAATATTTTTTTAGTTCTAATAAATGGTTAATTTGTTTATAATTTCCAGAAATATCCAGTTTTTTTTCATTGAAAAAAATAGCATCTAGGCCAGCGTTTAAAGCACCAGTAACATCAGCTTCAAAGTCGTCTCCGATCATGATGCTGTTTTCCTTTGCCGTATTAGCAAGATTTAATGCATAATCAAATATAATACTATTTGGTTTCTTAACGCCAGCCAACTCAGAATTTGTAATCGTAGAAAAATAACCTCCTAGAGAAGCATTTTTTATTTTCTTTTCCTGAACATTTGCAAAGCCATTAGTAATAATATGAAGTTTATATTTAGGTTTTAAATACTCCAAAACTTCTAAAGCGCCGTCGAAAAGATAATTATTATCGGTCAGAAACTCGATATAATCATTGGCAATTTCAAAGATATTTTCTTCGGAAATCACATAGTTCAAAGCATCAAAAGAAAACTTCAAACGATTGTAACGCAATTCCTGATGCGTAATTTTATCGTTTTGATATAATCGCCAGCATTCTTGGTTTATAGGTATGTAATTTTTAATAAAATCTTCAGTGCTGATTTCTGTATATTTTTCTCTAAAAATACGATTGAAAGCCATTTCTGAATTTTTATCAAAATCCCAAAGAGTGTGATCTAAATCAAAAAAAATGTCTGTAATATTGGTATTCATACATTAAAAAATTCCTTCATCTACAAAACTATAATATTTTGATTCAGTAATAATCAAATGATCTAAAACTTTAACATCTAGACTTTCTCCGGCCTGCTTAATTTTCTTTGTAATTTGCTTATCAGCCTCACTGGGAGTCAGATTTCCTGATGGATGATTATGACACAAAATCAAAGCTGTAGCACCGTTTTCCATTGCTAATTTAAAAACCAATCTAACATCTACAACAGTTCCTGTAATACCTCCTTTACTCAATTGAGACTTTGAAATAACACTATTAGAATTATTAAGAAAAAGGATCCAAAATTCTTCATGAGGAAGTTGTCCAATAATTGGCTGCATTATCTCGAAAACAGCTTTACTAGAAGATATTTTTTTGAATATTAGCGCATCTTCACTTCTTTGTCTTCTGCCCAATTCTAATGCAGCAACTATAGAAATTGCTTTTGCCTCACCTACTCCTTTAAATTGCATTAAACTTGAAATAGACAATTTTCCTAAAGCATTAAGATTTCCTGCACTTGATAAAATTCGCTTACTTAAAGAAACTGCAGATTCATTTCGACTTCCCGAACCAATTAAGATTGCAATTAATTCGGCATCACTTAATGCTTCCTTTCCTTTCAACATTAATTTCTCGCGAGGCTTATCATCTTCGGACCAGTCCGTGATTGGAAAATTAGATTTTTCCATAATTTAGAATAATTTTATAAGAAGCGAAGATATTAAAAAGAAGAAAAATCTTTCAAACAAATACAATCAATTTTAAATTTGATTACCTTTAAAAACTAATCTATCTCAAAATGAAATCATTATCTATTACAATTTTCTTGCTACTCTTTGTTTCTTGTCAGCAAAAAGAAACCAAAAGCCTGGCACTTTCCAACCAAAATCTGCCCACAGATTTTCCCGAAAGATTGTCGCAAGCTGCAATTTCTATAATAGATCCTTCAGTAGATTATGATCCGTCTTATTTTAAAATTGAATATCCAAATGGTGATGTCCCAAAAGGCAAAGGAGTCTGTACCGATGTAATAATTCGTTCTTACCGAATATTAGGTATCGATTTGCAAAAGGAAGTTCATGAAGATATGGTGGCTAATTTTTCTCTTTATCCAAATCTTAAAAAATGGGGAATGTCAAAAACTGACACCAATATTGATCATAGAAGAGTTCCAAATCTAGAAGTTTTTTTTGAACGAAAAGGCACAAAATTGCCAGTTACGCAAAATGCAAAAGATTACAAAACTGGTGACCTTGTTACTTGGATGATAAACGATAAATTGCCGCACATTGGAATTGTAACCAGCAAAAAATCCTCAGATGGAAAACGAAATCTTATCGTACATAATGTTGGAGGCGGACAAGTTTTGGAAGACTGCCTGTTTGATTATACAATTGTGGGACATTTTAAATATGATAATTTGAATTAGAAAATGTTTCAATTTGAAAATTAGATTTAAAAAAAAAAATGCCGACTGCATAAAGCGATCAGCATATTATCTAATTTTCAAATTGACATATGATCTAATTAACCAATCCTTTTACATCATCGAAGTTTAATCCTCCGTAATTTCCAGAACTCATTAATAAAAGTGCAGAATTATCGAGATTTAAATTGAATAAATAATCTTTAAATTCAGCTGGATTGGTATAAATAATTAAATCTTTTCTATTGAAAGAAGTTGCAATTTGTTCATAGGTAACTTCCTCTAATTGTTTAATTTTCACTGCATCTGGAGAATAAAAAACTACTGCAACATCAGCGTATTCTAATGCTCCTTCATATTCTTTTAAAAACTCTGCGTTTAAACTGCTGTATGTATGCAATTCTAAACAAGCTACTAAAGTTCTGTCTGGATATTGTTCTTTTACCGCTTTAGTTGTTGCAGCTACTTTACTTGGCGAATGGGCAAAATCTTTATACGCTACTTTTCCTTTTCCTTCTGCAATTTTCTCTAAACGTTTAGACGCACCTTTAAAACTTGCAATTGCTTCATAGAAATCTTCTTCGTCTACTCCCATATTTTGGCAGATCCATTTTGCTCCGGCCAAATTATTCAAATTGTGCGCTCCAAAAACTTCAATCGGCATATCGCCTTCTGGAGTTTTCAGTAAAGTTACACCATCACTCACAGAATATTCTGGAGTTGAATACGCAATTTTTCTAATCGGATTTGTCGCTGCTTCAGAAACACGTTTTACTTCTGGATCATTTTCGTTATAAACCAAAATTCCTCCATTTGTAATTTTTTCAATAAAAATTTCAAACTGCTCTACATAGTTTTCGTACGTTGGAAAAACATTAATATGATCCCAGGCAATTCCAGAAATCAAAGCAATATTGGGTTGATACAAATGAAATTTCGGACGTCTGTCAA from Flavobacterium fluviale includes these protein-coding regions:
- a CDS encoding YjjG family noncanonical pyrimidine nucleotidase, which encodes MNTNITDIFFDLDHTLWDFDKNSEMAFNRIFREKYTEISTEDFIKNYIPINQECWRLYQNDKITHQELRYNRLKFSFDALNYVISEENIFEIANDYIEFLTDNNYLFDGALEVLEYLKPKYKLHIITNGFANVQEKKIKNASLGGYFSTITNSELAGVKKPNSIIFDYALNLANTAKENSIMIGDDFEADVTGALNAGLDAIFFNEKKLDISGNYKQINHLLELKKYL
- the radC gene encoding RadC family protein, with protein sequence MEKSNFPITDWSEDDKPREKLMLKGKEALSDAELIAILIGSGSRNESAVSLSKRILSSAGNLNALGKLSISSLMQFKGVGEAKAISIVAALELGRRQRSEDALIFKKISSSKAVFEIMQPIIGQLPHEEFWILFLNNSNSVISKSQLSKGGITGTVVDVRLVFKLAMENGATALILCHNHPSGNLTPSEADKQITKKIKQAGESLDVKVLDHLIITESKYYSFVDEGIF
- a CDS encoding UDP-N-acetylmuramate--L-alanine ligase, which gives rise to MKTHFIAIGGSAMHNLALALHNKGYQVTGSDDAIFEPSKSRLEKKGILPAEMGWFPEKITSDIDAIILGMHAKADNPELLKAQELGLKIYSYPEFLYEQSKNKTRVVIGGSHGKTTITSMILHVMHYHNIAVDYMVGAQLEGFDTMVHLTEENDFMVLEGDEYLSSPIDRRPKFHLYQPNIALISGIAWDHINVFPTYENYVEQFEIFIEKITNGGILVYNENDPEVKRVSEAATNPIRKIAYSTPEYSVSDGVTLLKTPEGDMPIEVFGAHNLNNLAGAKWICQNMGVDEEDFYEAIASFKGASKRLEKIAEGKGKVAYKDFAHSPSKVAATTKAVKEQYPDRTLVACLELHTYSSLNAEFLKEYEGALEYADVAVVFYSPDAVKIKQLEEVTYEQIATSFNRKDLIIYTNPAEFKDYLFNLNLDNSALLLMSSGNYGGLNFDDVKGLVN
- a CDS encoding SusD/RagB family nutrient-binding outer membrane lipoprotein; protein product: MKKIFISILSIATLLTTTVSCDDKLEEININPNRPDILNTTSVGVFNGAVYNLMTNSRGSFSSGRMALPWVQYSAQRNYTEEDRFQFREVTNQSLYGDYYLSAIDFKTVIQMNTDPELKIKNAAYGSNNNQIAAARVMLAYTFLQLVDAYGDVPYYSYGTTDPDFQALQKDTYIKPKFAPAVKIYADLMKELKEAVAMVETNQTVFSQGDRLFGSPAKLIKFANSLRLRIGTRVKGVVPGAEAHIAEAIAGGVMTSNADTVGLTYQADNVLPSPFYNDFFIGNRTDFAISNTFVELLKGQTGNFGVDPRLQKYAAPITASETAVKNKTYAETDDLTQYVGMPYGITSAQAAGQRPGTSFWSSNVLKQDYTEVLMEYAEVEFLLSENNGWSVANYQNGVRASMLRWGVTPAKIDAYIATLPAPTQENVITQKYIALFMQPYEAYAEYRRTGFPSTILKPGQSHPFNVPQAGVTTYTFVALNGLSAMPDRFTYPVNLQQLNGENVAAAAAAIGGDELDTKLIWAKK
- a CDS encoding DUF1287 domain-containing protein, with the protein product MKSLSITIFLLLFVSCQQKETKSLALSNQNLPTDFPERLSQAAISIIDPSVDYDPSYFKIEYPNGDVPKGKGVCTDVIIRSYRILGIDLQKEVHEDMVANFSLYPNLKKWGMSKTDTNIDHRRVPNLEVFFERKGTKLPVTQNAKDYKTGDLVTWMINDKLPHIGIVTSKKSSDGKRNLIVHNVGGGQVLEDCLFDYTIVGHFKYDNLN
- a CDS encoding DUF2490 domain-containing protein — encoded protein: MLSKSNPNQIITIIRCLFVVLMITNSYGQNTTYNQFWNEFQFNQTLSKKWSTEIDLGAAYSSTASSSNLFENTIQRSVRGWAHYYYSPRWKLSTFVAHYNNRDVPEIGQFESPEWRFALQGIYYFHKTGYTLSTRMRTEFRHMRNQDDDYENVFRYRQQIKYLQPINSKVLRKGVVYAVASDEIYFKSGAKVTGESFFDRNRLNIGAGYLFSDDIQIELCYANEYLPRNSGTQITNAASLTVSFNNLLRNIQKEIASKNDHHLKDEEE
- the rlmB gene encoding 23S rRNA (guanosine(2251)-2'-O)-methyltransferase RlmB, whose protein sequence is MEKEHQIFGIRAIIEAIQAGKEVDKVFIQKEISGELMKDLMKVMKRANINFSYVPVEKLNRLTPNNHQGAVATISPIGFIDLEHLVESTIESGKKPLFLILDQISDARNFGAIIRTAECTGVNGIIVQKAGSAPVNGDTVKTSAGAVFNVPICKVEHIKDAIFYLQGSGIKTVAATEKTDQNIYDITLTDPLAIIMGSEDRGINPSVLKIVDEKAKLPMFGSIGSLNVSVACGAFLYEAVRQRS
- a CDS encoding replication-associated recombination protein A translates to MEAPLAERIRPQQLEDYISQHHLVGPTGSLTQQISKGIIPSLIFWGPPGTGKTTLAQIIAQESKRPFYILSAINSGVKDIRDVIEKAKQSGGLFTAKNPILFIDEIHRFSKSQQDSLLAAVEKGWITLIGATTENPSFEVIPALLSRCQVYILNAFTKADLEALLQRAMKTDTYLLTKNINLKETEALLRLSGGDGRKLLNIFELVINASAGDEILITNDRVLELVQQNTVLYDKTGEQHYDIISAFIKSIRGSDPNGAVYWLARMIEGGEDVKFIARRMLILSSEDIGNANPTAFIMANNTFQAVTTIGYPESRIILSQCAIYLATSPKSNASYMAIGNAQQLVKQTGDLPVPIHLRNAPTKLMKELGYGDDYKYSHDYANNFAEQEFLPDAIKETVLYNPGSNSRENSNREFLKNRWKDKYGY
- a CDS encoding rhomboid family intramembrane serine protease translates to MSDTNFKFSNSVIGLPLFFVLFLWIIYWMQIRFDFDFYRYGIYPRDFLGLQGVLFSPFIHENLDHLYNNSIPLLILLAAIQFFYPKLTFGVIVYGILFSGVITWIVGRENFHIGASGLIYVLVSFIFFKGIQTKYYRLVALSLTVILLYGGMIWYVFPDVDQSISWEGHLAGLISGFVLTLFYRTPEYAKPIVYEWQRPDFDPSNDPFMKHFDEEGNFVNISHEEENQEYFSSSYPVNYIVVRKSELDSED